The proteins below are encoded in one region of Coffea arabica cultivar ET-39 chromosome 4c, Coffea Arabica ET-39 HiFi, whole genome shotgun sequence:
- the LOC113739018 gene encoding replication factor A protein 1-like — MNSSHKLLNQLTVGFDSKKIKVRVTRMWDAINTNTGDVFALEMVLLDENDNHMVAIVPKNLVQRFRPQLLEGDVYILEKFRVTPRKQSWNVVHNEHNIYFTYTTLVKKLDGRMSSIKFHKFEFIDFNDLSSRCQAFIFLSGMIGESINVTLWGTTSNQFNDETILVSDQPLVLVISSVTVKQFRGNDINISETLIVNILLFLFISILNGPHDKLLLSIDSTAPQTIEVLHPPKMREAIQQLMFKNRKFLSEIYQIMAGVQTEELVYTSKVTILKVDFNSQLHYKACPKCQKKVTLEGSNFVCNACNQNVEYPKLRYMLKVLASDATGSAWFVIFDQEAERIIEHKLSFVLEEFNKIGGTDNQYQPEVSSSQIPISTPDDFNQQHFNTLHMNHSSEGSTKITKEGNPHKKICMRSDNEKSINADLHGQIEENVQTEEKSKQVPEE, encoded by the exons ATGAATTCAAGCCACAAGCTCTTGAATCAGttgactgtgggatttgattccAAGAAAATCAAGGTTAGAGTGACACGCATGTGGGATGCCATTAACACAAATACTGGTGATGTGTTTGCTCTTGAAATGGTACTGCTCGATGAAAAT GATAATCATATGGTAGCTATTGTACCAAAAAATTTGGTACAAAGGTTTCGACCACAACTACTTGAGGGAGATGTCTATATTTTGGAGAAATTTAGAGTGACGCCAAGAAAACAATCTTGGAATGTTGTGCACAATGAGCATAATATTTATTTCACTTATACAACTCTGGTGAAAAAGCTTGATGGTCGAATGAGTTcaataaaatttcacaaatttgAATTCATCGATTTCAATGACCTCTCTTCACGATGTCAAGCTTTTATATTCTTATCAGGTATGAT TGGTGAAAGCATTAATGTCACATTATGGGGAACAACATCGAATCAGTTCAATGATGAGACTATTTTGGTGTCTGATCAGCCATTAGTGTTGGTGATCTCTTCAGTGACAGTTAAACAATTCAGAGGTAATGACATAAACATCAGTGAAACTCTCATAGTAAAcatattgttatttcttttcATTAGCATTCTTAATGGACCTCACGATAAATTGTTACTCAG CATTGATAGCACTGCTCCTCAAACTATTGAGGTTTTACATCCTCCAAAAATGCGAGAAGCTATACAGCAACTAATGTTCAAGAATCGAAAATTTTTATCAGAGATATATCAGATAATGGCCGGTGTTCAAACAGAG GAATTGGTTTACACTTCCAAAGTGACAATTCTGAAAGTTGATTTCAATAGTCAACTGCACTACAAAGCATGTCCAAAATGTCAGAAAAAAGTGACATTAGAAGGATCTAATTTTGTGTGCAATGCTTGCAATCAAAATGTGGAGTATCCTAAATTGAG GTATATGTTAAAAGTCTTGGCAAGTGATGCAACCGGTAGTGCTTGGTTTGTTATATTTGATCAAGAGGCTGAAAGAATAATAGAACACaaactttcttttgttcttgaagAATTTAACAAG ATTGGTGGAACCGATAACCAATACCAACCTGAAGTATCTTCTTCCCAGATCCCAATTAGTACACCAGATGATTTTAATCAACAGCATTTCAATACACTTCATATGAATCATTCGTCAGAGGGTTcaacaaaaatcacaaaagAAGGGAATCCTCATAAAAAGATTTGCATGAGAAG TGATAATgaaaaatcaataaatgctGATTTGCACGGACAAATCGAGGAGAATGTTCAAACAgaagaaaaatcaaaacaagTTCCTGAAGAATAG
- the LOC113739019 gene encoding 1-deoxy-D-xylulose 5-phosphate reductoisomerase, chloroplastic-like, with amino-acid sequence MVETQDSSILAQLRWPDMRLPILYTKSRPDRIYSSEITWPSLDLCKLGSLTFKAPDNVKYPSMELAYAAGRAGGTMTGVLSAANEKAVEMFINEQIGYLDIFKVVELTSNKHQAELVSSPSLEEIVHYDLWARDYAATLQFSAGLRPALV; translated from the exons ATGGTTGAAACACAG GATTCATCGATATTGGCACAATTACGATGGCCTGACATGCGGTTGCCCATTCTTTACACAAAGTCCCGGCCAGACAGAATTTACAGTTCTGAGATAACTTGGCCAAGCCTTGATCTTTGCAA GCTTGGGTCTCTGACATTTAAAGCCCCAGACAATGTCAAGTATCCATCAATGGAACTCGCATATGCTGCTGGGCGAGCAGGAGGGACCATGACTGGAGTTCTCAGCGCTGCAAATGAGAAAGCTGTCGAAATGTTCATCAATGAGCA AATCGGCTATCTGGACATTTTCAAGGTTGTGGAGCTAACAAGCAACAAGCATCAAGCAGAATTGGTGTCCTCCCCATCCCTCGAGGAAATTGTACATTACGATTTGTGGGCACGTGACTATGCAGCAACTTTGCAATTCTCTGCTGGCTTAAGGCCTGCTCTTGTATAA
- the LOC113739017 gene encoding uncharacterized protein, with amino-acid sequence MLLNIVKGPRSFEEIRTVNGVVHPTFKAACQALGLLGGDEEWHNAIRETANWQTGQQLRELFVTMLLFCEVSNPLDLWEKNWEFLSDDISYQQRHILGDNFISFSDSQIKNYALYEIEKILNRNSRSLKEFPRIPFPDMLLDNDNRNRFIIEELNYNREILAQEHFQLRSGLNEQQLQVYNAVIHAVDYGLGGLFFVYGSGGTGKTYLWRTIIVRLRSQGKIVLVVASSGIASLLLPGGRTAHSRFKIPIIIDGDSTCVISQGSQLAELICKASLIIWDEAVMLHRNIFEAVDKTFRDILRFHDPDSEHKVFGGKTMLLGGDFRQILPVVPKGDRTEIVASSINRSSLLWGHCHLYLLSLNMRIQANDMHSDSVESLEEFSKWILDLGEGKLPAISFDDEDESTWIEIPDDLLIPQDTDCIHRIIDSTYPDLLANYNNASYLRNRAILALTNDVVDEVNSVILSSIPGQSRIYLSADRMCPTSDCGLEQASLYPVEFLNTLKFSGISNHSIELKVGIPIILLRNMNQSRGLCNGTWLIITNLGDNIIEVEMITGSSIGTRFFIHRIDMTPTDSKWPFVMIRRQFPIKVCFAMTINKSQGQTFDNVGVYLTKPVFSHGQLYVAASRVTSRQGLKFLIKDDRNPENRRTRNIVYRDIYDNLRIGIG; translated from the coding sequence ATGTTATTGAACATTGTCAAAGGTCCAAGGTCATTTGAGGAGATTAGGACAGTTAACGGAGTCGTGCATCCAACGTTTAAAGCGGCATGTCAAGCGTTGGGATTATTGGGTGGTGATGAAGAATGGCATAATGCTATAAGAGAAACAGCAAATTGGCAAACAGGTCAGCAATTACGTGAATTATTTGTGACCATGTTATTATTTTGTGAGGTATCTAATCCATTAGATTTATGGGAGAAAAATTGGGAGTTTCTTTCTGATGACATATCCTATCAACAACGTCATATACTCGGAGATAATTTTATATCTTTCAGTGATTCCCAAATAAAGAATTATGCACTttatgaaattgaaaaaattctcAATCGAAATAGTAGAAGTTTGAAAGAATTTCCTAGAATCCCATTTCCTGATATGCTATTGGATAATGATAATCGAAATCGGTTTATTATTGAGGAATTGAATTATAATAGGGAAATTCTTGCACAAGAACACTTTCAACTACGAAGTGGGTTGAATGAGCAACAACTACAAGTGTATAATGCAGTCATTCATGCTGTTGATTATGGTCTTGGTGGTCTCTTTTTTGTTTATGGTAGTGGAGGAACAGGAAAGACTTATTTGTGGAGAACTATAATTGTTCGATTACGTTCAcaaggaaaaatagttttggtgGTAGCATCTTCTGGTATAGCTTCTCTATTGCTTCCTGGTGGAAGGACAGCTCATTCGAGATTTAAAATTCCTATAATTATAGATGGTGATTCTACTTGCGTAATATCACAGGGATCACAATTGGCTGAGTTAATTTGTAAGGCATCATTGATTATTTGGGATGAAGCTGTAATGTTACATCGAAATATTTTTGAAGCGGTTGATAAAACATTTAGGGATATCTTACGCTTTCATGATCCTGACTCTGAGCACAAAGTTTTTGGCGGCAAAACTATGTTACTTGGTGGTGATTTCAGGCAAATTCTTCCTGTCGTACCCAAAGGGGATAGAACTGAAATTGTTGCTTCATCAATTAATCGATCTTCTTTGCTTTGGGGTCATTGTCATTTATATCTATTATCTTTGAATATGCGTATACAAGCTAATGACATGCATTCAGATTCTGTTGAAAGTTTAGAAGAATTCAGCAAATGGATTTTAGATTTGGGTGAAGGAAAATTACCAGCTATTTCCTTTGATGATGAAGACGAATCTACTTGGATAGAGATTCCTGACGATCTACTCATTCCTCAGGATACTGACTGCATACACCGCATTATAGATAGTACGTATCCTGATCTATTGGCTAATTATAATAATGCTTCATATCTTCGCAATAGAGCTATTCTTGCCCTGACCAATGATGTTGTTGATGAAGTAAATTCTGTTATTCTATCATCCATTCCTGGCCAATCTAGGATATACTTAAGTGCTGATAGAATGTGTCCCACCTCTGATTGCGGACTTGAGCAAGCTTCTTTATATCCGGTTGAGTTTTTGAATACACTTAAATTCTCTGGAATTTCAAATCATTCAATTGAGTTAAAGGTTGGAATTCCAATTATTCTGCTACGCAATATGAATCAGAGTCGGGGTCTATGCAATGGTACATGGTTGATAATTACAAATCTGGGAGATAACATCATAGAAGTTGAAATGATTACAGGGTCAAGTATAGGGACAAGATTTTTCATTCACAGGATTGACATGACTCCTACAGATTCAAAATGGCCTTTTGTGATGATTCGACGTCAGTTTCCTATTAAGGTTTGTTTTGCTATGACAATAAATAAGAGTCAAGGCCAAACTTTTGATAACGTTGGAGTGTACTTGACAAAACCTGTATTTAGTCACGGCCAATTATACGTTGCTGCTTCTCGAGTAACCTCCCGTCAAGGATTGAAGTTTTTGATCAAGGATGATCGAAATCCAGAAAATCGTCGTACAAGAAATATTGTTTATCGAGACATATATGATAATTTACGCATTGGTATAGGTTAA